The sequence GTCGAACCGTTCTTTGGGCCTTGGGCTGTGATTTTGGGTTCGCACCGTATATGGGCTTTAGTTTACATATATTGCCTGGTGGGTGCCTATCGTAGTCTGGAGTTGCCTTCCGCCTTCCGCGATTGTCAGCTCCGTTCCTCTTGATGGGGACGCTTCGTGTTTCCTCGCCGATGTGGTCCAGCCGGCGATCGTCAACGGGACAACGGATCAGCCAGTCATTAGACGAACTACTGGCACCTGTGGCCTCGCATCTGCTCCCAACTCCCGCAACCCTCTGTACCAATGGCATGGCACGACAAGATATATTAATTTCGCTATAGTACTTTGATTTTTCCCCCCCGTCCGCCACTGGTATATGTGCTGACTGTTCTTTTTAAAAGCGCGAAGAGTCGACGTGACGTGCCTGTGTGTAGTGGAACTGTGGAAGTTTGCGCGCGCAGGCAGATTCTTGATTGCCACAGTCACGATTTAAGGGCAGACGAAGTGGATACAAACCGTAAAAGGAGCCAAGAATTCCATGCATAAACGAAGTCGAAACGAAAATCACCTGTTTTTTCCCACTCCAAGGCGATCGAAAACGGCAGATCGGATGAGATCTTTACATCGATTTTACCCCGAAAAAAGAAGGGAAATGAATACAAGGACGGAATGGAACAGACCAGGACGACACACATCATTGGCACGTTACATAACGTGATGAAATGAAGAGCAAAGCAAATGACGACGCCGATCGAAACGCGCGCCTGCGTTGGATGAGCTGAATCCAGACGAACGGAGCACACTACTTAGGCGTAGTCCTGGTCGGCGACCTGCTGGTAGGAGCCGCCGATGAAGACGTCGCCGTAGACGAGGCCAGCGAGTCCGCCGCCGATGAGCGGGCCGACCCAGTAGACCCAGTtgccggcgaagtcggccgcggcGACGGCGGGGCCGAAGGAGCGGGCGGGGTTCATGGAGCCGCCGCTGAAGGGCCCCGCGGCGAGGATGTTGGCGCCGACGATGAAGCCGATGGCGATGGGCGCGATGGTGCCGAGGGAGCCCTTCTTGGGGTCGGCGGCGGTGGCGTACACGGTGTAGACGAGCGCGAAGGTGATGACGATCTCGAACACGACGCCCTCCAGCTCGGTGGTGCCGCCGGAGACGCCGTGGGTCGGGATGGCCTTGCCGTGGGTCACGAACCTGAGGAGCAGGCACGCCACGGACGCGCCCAGCAGCTGGGCCACCCAGTAGAAGAGGCCGGTGAGGACGGTGATGTGGCCGCCCACGGCCAGGCCGAACGTCACGGCGGGGTTCAGGTGGCCGCCGGAGGTGTTCGCGGCCACGGAGACGCCCACGAAGAGGGCCAGCGCGTGCGCCACCGCGATCGCCACCAGTCCCGCAGGGTCCAGCGCGCCGCCATTCGTCAGTTGCCCTGCACGCACGCGCGTGGACAAGCCAATCGTTCAGCTCCAGCAGCATGCGTTGCTGACATGAGCCGCACAAAAGTCGTCAATGGTTTAACTAACAACCATGCATATATACTCACCGAAGGCGATGGCGGAACCCACGCCGGCGAAGACGAAGAGGAGGGTGGCGATGAACTCCGCCACGTAGGCCTTGATGGAGGTGACGCTGAAGGAGTCGCCGACGCTTCCGAATGCGAGCTTCACCATCTTGTTGCGTTGCTCTTCGCGACCGCAAGACTTGGCTGGCGCTCTGAGGCTCTGAGCTTGATATGTTGCTGCTTCGCTGATGCTGGGAGTCTATGCCCCTTTTATACACGCTCAAGGCTTAATGGGCGGCCTCAGCTTGCCGACGACTAGAGTATTATGGACGGTGTGCATAATCGCCACAGACATTTTATTTACATTTTTATAAATGGGGCGGTATATATATACTAGCTTATTATTCCATGATTGGTACTAGCTAGCCCGGCCGAGAGCAGGCGCACCAAGCTTTGTTCGGATGTCTGTTTGCGCTATTGTCATCTTTTCATGGCGTGTCCATGTGAGGGTACACCAAAGCAATGCGCCAATGACAATAATAAACGGCAAAGCCGCTAATCATTGGAGGGTACGCTATCTCTTGTGTAACGCTTAAATATTTTGGTAATGGTACGTTCGAACGGCTGCAAGTGTTGTCAGATGGGCTGTCTCGTTTGGAGGATATATATGTTATCTCAACGTCTATGTAGTTGTTCTTGCAAAATGCTAGGGGATTTGTCACAGTTGGTCAATCAGGAAACAAAAGCCGAAGGGTTTCATACTTCCATTTCAGTTGCAGCCTCGGCCGGGCGTACGTTCCTGCAGTGTGGTGCGAGAGCGCAGCAGGAGAGACGTAAGTTTTAGGATTGATTTGGTGATAAGTGAATCACGAGAGAATTGTAGATGATTGAGgaggaaatgaactaatttctctctcaatcccctccaatcctcccgtGATTCTGGgccaccaaatcagcccttagcGCTTTTATTTAGCATGGTTTATTGTTTCACTTGTACCTTGTTGTAAAGTGTAAAACGCATATTGCTCTCAAATGGTGGGAACTCGATCGCATCCATCGTCATCGGTGCTCTTTTTCTCGGCACGATGCATGCGAGACAGTTCGGAACGTTGATGGTGACGTGGACCAATGAATTGAGCGCTAGCTCTCTTCATTTTGGAGTCGGTGGCTGCAAGGATAGTAAACGCATGCGTCACGTCTGCATCAGTACAGCAATTGAAAATAAAAAAACCATGACACTATGATAGTAGTAGTACTGCATGGTAACCATCGGTGGCAACGACTTCATCAAATCATTAGAGCAAACCCTTTCGGCACCTATTTTTGTATTCTTTAACAACTCCATAAGCAATTTGGCCAGTCAGTATTCCCCTTTCGATTTCAAGGAGGCTTTCTCAACTTCAGAGAGAGAAAAGTTGAAACCTGTGACCGATGAGTAAAAGTAAAACATCACTAGCGCGCGCAtgatatgcaaaatatatttgtcaTCTAATTCGTTTGTTCCATGCCATAATAAAGCATATAGAATTTGGTTATCAATTTGTTCGAGAAAGAGTTTTTATAAGAATGCTTGAGATTGATTTTGTTTATTCAAAGAATGAGGTGGTTGGCTGATTTACTAAAGCTTTATTCGTAAGATTAGTAGAGAATTCGATCTAACCATAATCTAAACCTAGAGAAGATTAAGATTGAGGGAGAGGCTATTAAGAGATAATGTATAGGACGGTTCCGGTTCTAAGATAAGAGTATAAGACTATAATATAGTTTAAATGCATAGTATCTTATATTTATCTAGTACTTTCAAAATtggatcatatatatatatatatgtacgcTATTATGACGAGCCGTTCTGAATACAGCAGATAAACACATAACACACGCACACCCGAGTTTAAAGTGTCAACGAGTCTTTCGAGCACCTCTATACCTTCTCCTTGTTTTCTTTTTGTTAACATCTAATTTTGTCATGCAAGCCATCTTGCCATATATGGAGTAGGCAATGCAATTAAGGTTTGCGCTTTTGTCATGCTCAGCTCATCTAAATTTCACAAAACAGCGAGAATCTTTGGCATATTCATACCATTCCGTGACAACGGACAAGTTGGAACCCGCAACACCCACACGTTTTTGTAATGCAGTGGTTAGCACTCTTAGTCCATGATCAGTGACTCCTAGCCACTAAAATTTCCAGAGATTAGGTTTCCTGTCTTGCCCCTCAGTATTATTCAGATGACGCATCCGGCCGTGCCAGGCTGCTGTTAACAACACTCCAATGGTTGTTTACCTTATCGCTTTAGCCTTAATGCAAAAAATGATTGACAAGGCACGTCTGCGATTGAGGATTTGGAATCTTTCAGCGCATGACTGGCACATCAAGGTCCAGTTGGCCGAAGAGCCCCTGTCTCTCTGACTGTCTGGTTTGCCTTTTTTTTATAAGGGTGTGGCTTGCCTAGTTGCTCCTCGTGAGTGGAAGTATTAGGGTCTTCTTGACACTAGCTCCTGCAAAACTCTAGATCCACCTTAGCCTTAACAAAATGACAGAACGCTGAAGGTCGAAAGAGAACTTTTAAATCTAAAACAGTGCTTAAAATATATTACGAGCATTTACAAATATATTCCGCATAGAATCATATTAGCTTAATTAATatgtgtctaaattataattattagaatGTAATTCAATTCAAATGATCCGAAATGAATGAAAATGGGGATATCATGTGTTCGGGAAAAAAAGTATTTCACATGGAATCAGACGCTAGCTATGTGATCGATGTTAGCTGTATTTGACTTGCATGCCGCTTGACAGCCTTGCCAGTGTTCCGTGGTCCAGCCAAATGGTTATCCGCATGATCGCTGATCGGTGCGGCCAGCCAAATTCGTCATGGATGCCTGAAAATTCTTGCAATGTACAGATGTGCTCATAAATGCGAATGATATATGGAACTATTGGAAGGACGACAGGTGCTTAACGTAAATATATTGGAGCCCCCGCCAAGCCATTAACGGTGATCCGCCGGCGGCACCTCCACCACCACATGACCCCGGCAAGGGTTGAGATTTGGGAGAGGACTGGCACTCCGGATCCCGAGAATCGCGCTTTGCACGAGACCACGGGGCTGGATGGTCGCGGCATGCTGaaacagcagctgcagcagcagcGAAGTCGGCGGATACCTTGCCTCAGCCTCGCCATTGGCAAGGACCAGCCAGGGAGGCGGTTTGGAAGTTCGGCGGAATCAGTTAATCACCGGCGTCCGAACGATGCCGCTCAAGGCGGCCAAGGTCACGCAATCTCGTTCCCGTAACCTTGTTGGGCAAGAAAGAAAGGGATGTTCCTCTCCCTCCTGCGAGGAGGTGGTGGCGCGGAGGCCGGACACGAACGGAGACGAACGGTGGGCGCTGGCGGCAACCTTGCGGCCCGCGGCTGAAAGGGGAATGGGAGGGAGAGGAGCAAACGTATACGTATTGGGCCGAGTTTTTGGGCATTGACGCTGCTTATCTATATTGTATTAAAACACCAGTTTTAATGATCGTTACAGgtcatatttttacaaataactTCACACATCTATTTTAAATTAAGCCGCTGCACGCATGTCCCCTCAGCGCAAACAACATCCATGTATATGGGCCCGCTAGGCCCGATGCCTGCGGGGCGCAGCTCCGACCTAGGCACGGCACGCCGGCCTGCTGACCGTATCAGTCCGGTCCGTTAGTCCGTCGGACCATTTGGTTAAATCAACGTAAAATATTATAAAAagcggtgcaggaggtggggttcgaacccatggAAGAATGGTAGGAGATACTGGGTGAAGCTGTCTAACTAGTAGGACATCATGCTCAGGCTCGACATCGTCTGTCTACATGGCCTTTCCCTTGCCACGGTGTCGACTCGGTATGATTCTACCACTTATATATACCTATCACCCATCCTTCTGTcattgcaaaaattattgtgttgttcctcagttgttttgggtgttaattttttgttgtgctaaggactGAACGTGGTTTGTGTTCTTCGATGATGGTTCATGAATcctgcaaaatatgtgttatgATTTGAAGATCCATGCGGGCACTACCAAAGGGTGCTCGTCCcttgtgttcttggctcttgcatgcaTTAGGTCATTTCTGTGACCACATTGACGCAATGggctccatggtgtttgaggttgctgaattagatggagcagcaatgatttgtcacgctaacagtaaaaggaaaggttatttgttgatttcaaacgttagtaattgctacgaagtaccataatttgtatggagcgCATCCGGTTTTTATTGATGActgactttagcaaccactccatattttgatctatcttttctataagtttgagttcatgtgacttattttagaaacttgatctcacaaactttctcttatttggtctctgtatggtgaaattatgtcattctataatctctattcgttcagtcagtcgttgtgaactctcttctaatcactcctttcattggtcgtgttgtaccaacaCATATAGACGGTGTAAACAACAACATAAGTTAGTCAAATCGAAAAACAATATTATGCGAAGAGCGGgaacaatcaataaaaaaatcttgagatctttttggtggatagtttacttggatattgttgtgaaccgttgcaacacacggacaaccgactagtaggtctttgtcggagaggaaattctccggccgggtggcggaacgcacctgcCCTAAATTCTAAGATGAGGAGGGACCTAAGTGTTTTGCTTGCTAGCTAGATGgacgatgaacacaagaacacacaagggtttagagtggttcggaccgccggagcgtaataccctactccactgtgtgctgtattgagcttgagagcttgtatgaacttgtgagtgtgtaagtctgagtgagcctaagttgggtctgccttgtaacaccgtgtgccctcccttttatagcttcaGGGGGACACATACAAGGAtgcctgagccccgacatgtgggctcaggggcaaaatggaaggaagtaGCTAATGTCTGTAACGCCAGGGTGATCTCTGAGCAccataatgtccgtagtgcaTATAGTATTGATATCCCGCGCTGcctcctcggtaacgcgcgagtcatgatgagcatagtgtacgCCACAACACGGGCGTACTgtctgccaacggaatggacaggcacactGCCTGCAAGATGGTCTAGTCGCcgtccgtcagcggagtggacggggcacattaaatgctgaggcggcacatcacccgtcagcggagtggacatggctcattaaatgccgagacaGCACATaacctgtcagtggaatggacaggcagcgcgccttatccgcaataaatgtggcggccgcgtggcccagaggccttacgtcaggctccgcccgctggcttacgtcacgggcagtaggccacgtggcagcatcgagtCTCCGCCTGAGCGAGGAGCAGAAGCGCacacggtatggtccggacacgtatcggctccggacccccgcctggtccTGATTAAGGTCCGGGTAtcctttgtcccagaatcccgggaccctgctgtgagtggcccggaccccacagagaggggtccgggacccgtctCAGGGGTTCGGATTGtacccgtggaggtcctggaccttgcccggaggtccggtccgtatatgcaggggtccagcactttcccatgggggtacgGACCCATTGTTGATACCTTAGAGGATattgtcttctctggccacgtggcgtccCTGGAGCcgtccatgtggtggggtcgggtgctgttcaccatgcgactagagatagccgcgcgggcaccgtgccttcgtactgtagtaaggggtacccctgttccagggtaccaacagtggcccctgtgcccacctcaggggaggatacgagcctgcaggtggggccaaagcttgattggcgaTTGGCGCGCCGCTTCCGTGCGCTTGCTGACGTAATCACTGCTAGCCCGCCTTCGGTCATGCCAACTGCCAAGCCTGTCCCCGCGGCCCCCATGCCTGATGGTTTTGCTGGGCCACACGCGaggcgcctcgataccgctgcattggtttaaaaattaaccttctctgtcttctgcggtgatctcgaggaggcgtggtactggcgcgagtggcggttcgCTTATTCTGCACTCAGAAACcaacgcccaaggagtatgactcgtgggcccgggcccccgtgtcagagactggACCGTTGTTCTCAGCagagatgaagaggcgcactaccgcaggCGGTGGTTGGCTCGTGGCGGTTTGCCTTCTCCGCACTCGGAGACCCGCACACCAGCagtatgacttgtgggcccgggcccccgtgtcataggctgGGCTGCTTTGGTGCGCGTCGGGCGAGATTTTTTGTGGCGTCTCGGGGCGCGAGCAGGAgagtcttccttgaaaagggattcaccccgcgtgcagcagttacgctttcgcattctctcccacCGCTGCGCCCTTTTGCCTCCGAGCTCTCCGTGCCCCTTTGCATTCGCGCTCCTCTGCTTTCCGTCGTCGCAGTCGCCATGGCCTCGCTAGTTCATCCCGAGCGCTTCCAGTCCGAGGAGACACTCAACCTGGTgtgcaacctgctcggatggggcGCGCCGGCGTTCGCTGGAAGGATCCGCGCCGACGCCTCTCCCCTTGGCGATCTCGCCGTCggggagttcatgtccttcgtctcctacttctcctgcgggttgacgctgccgatctcgcctttcttcctgGTGCTGCTGGAGGATCTCGGCCTCCAActtcagcacctcacgccccacccatcctccaggcggccatcttcacccacctctgcgagatgtttgTGGGGGTGGCGCTTCTTCTGCTAGCGCCCGAACGAAAGGGTGATGCGCGGCGACCTTCCGGAGATGGAAAGCGAGTTGAGCTGCGGCTCCATCTGAGCTGCGCCTCCTGCAGCAGCCTCGTCAGCTCCTCCCTGAACTTCACCAGCACCTCGCGGTACGCCTCCATGAACTGGTCCAGCTCCGGCTCCGTCTTAGCGGCTAGGCCGCCGAGCGCCGTGCGCCGCCACGCttccatctctttggctttaatggcttcgACGTCGCCTCCAATGATGAGGACTCCTTCGTCTTGACGGACGCATCGAGGAGGCCGCCGCCGTTGGCAAGTTGTAGGACCTGGTGGCCGCTAGCGCCGCTGTTCCCAGTGGCCGCCACCGTGTTTAGGGTGGGCGGCAGGCCTGCGCGCGGCGGTTGCGGCGGCAGCTGCGCTACGACGGAGCTAGGGGAGGATGCCCACGGGCGGTGGTAGTGATCGCCGATCCGACTGCCGACACTGAAAACGCTGCCTGGGAGGTCGTACAATACGCCGTGGAGACGGCGGCCGCGCGCTTCCAGCGTGACCCCGCTGATGTCGAATAGCTCATACCTATAGAAATGAGGCTAGGgatccgcttgaaggcggatataagaacttttgtttttgtaagatacttttgggaactATTAATTAAAATAGCTCTTATCTGTATGGTATTTGTTCTTGCTGTGTGTGGCGTTACTAACTCctcccctggtacttggcccccctgggatgtaggctcgatgtgtcgaggctggataccagcatacctaagaaagagttggagACCCGGTCcctaggaggtagcctcgactgggacctggacctgtacaTAGCTTCGACTAAGgagcgttagtagcacacccataggatccATCGCCTGGTatcagccatcctttgattcatgcaacaggacctgtaggatttagcctgggaagccaagccgtgTGCCCGAACCCCCTGAATCACAGtcccagatactaggacacccatcacagagtggtggagcgtgtaggcttagggtatgggaccaggctaagcggctacacgacttcggaccaccccaggagacgagCGTCCATTCTCCCAATCCGGACCCCAGGTTCCTGGACCCACATGGCTATAGTTTCAAATACTAGGATAcctgtcgcagagtggtggagcgtgcaggcttagggtacggaaccaagctaagcggctacacagctccggaccaccccagggaacgagtacccattctctagaactggcccccaggctgccggacccTCTGCCctcgtagaggggtcctaaactgcaagcatggctactcaattcggatgtcatcataccagcaaggatgggaaaccgtatgggtgggttagataaaaaacaaTATCTGGAATCTAtagcagaataaaaccatcacaggagcacatctgagggggtaaatcctttctttataacttgacatgcatgagtgcagaccaacagaccgggcttatgagggcggatcTCACTGgactggcgtacacgtatgcacaacctagttacaagaAGAAACCTTAACCCCTCAGACTCGCTCCTGTGGGTGGAATTacagagatgctctatgttctaaggattgggaagaggcactctTTTAGTTGAGGTGGATGTACCCGGATCGGCAtgcttccgtcaccttgaagggtccttcccaactgggggagagtttgtggagcccttctcagtTCAGTACtcgccgtaggactaggtccctgaccccgagctccctactattgaaagggaaatgtgcccttgggccatttctaagtgttttggtgatttagtgtccaacacaagtgcctaagtgtcaaatggtggacaaagtacaaatcaagtataaaggtatgtttctcagacttagtacattgttttagtgactaatgtattgtgtttaagtgctggaaacaggagaaatcgaattggagaagagatggccttgttcagccaaagccagctctgtctgggtgcaccagactgtctggtggtgcaccagacagtgtccggtgcgccaggctagctcttgtgaactcgctgctctcgggatttctTCGGCGGcgcacggctataattcaccggactgtccggtgtgcaccggactgtccggtgagccaacggtcggccaggccaacggtcggctgcgcgatctgcgcgagacacgtggccgagccaacgatcgggagggggcaccggacagtgtccggtgcgccaacggctcccaggcgccaacggtcggctgcgccacagaaggaaagaaatccgcaccggacagtgtccggtggtgcaccggactgtccggtgtgccagacgacagaaggcaagaattgccttcctggaatgctctcaacggctcctagctgccttggggctataaaagggacccctaggcgcatggaggagtacaccaagcatcctctaagcattcctaagcactaagccaTCGATTccacgcttttgattccttgcgatagcaattagagctctagttgagttgtgtactctttgagttgtgttgtgagctcttgttgcgacttgtgtgcgtggtgttgctgtgatttctcgtCTTGAGTGTGtttctcatccctcccttactccatgcttctttgtgatcatctaagtgtaagggcgagaggctccaaagtgtggagattcctcgcaaacgggatatagtaaagcaagcaaaacaccgtggtattcaagtgggtctttggaccgcttgagaggggttgattgcaaccctcgtccgttgggacgccacaacgtggagtaggcaagcgttggtcttgaccgaaccacgggataaaccactgtgccatctctgtgattgatctcttgtggttattgtgttttgttgagactcctctctagccacttggcattatttgtgctaactcctaatcaagttttgtgagttaaatatcaagttttacaggatcacctattcacccccctctaggtgctctcaattggcatcggagtcgttctcttcaagaaagggactaaccgcccgaagagatggatcctaagggcaaggggattgtgatcaatgataaggagaaggagtccttcgtcaacgagcccaaggatgacaagcctaccgactcgggctcgggccacaaacgcaaagatgggaagaagaagaagacaagacgcatcaaggagattgtctactacgacgacagtgatgagtccacttcttcccaaaaggacaacgacgacaacgacaaaagaaagacggttaattcgaacttttctttcgattactctcgtattccgcatagctcaaatgcacatttgctttccatccctcttggcaaacctccacactttgatggggaggactacggattttggagtcacaaaatgtgtagtcacctgttctctctccatccaagtatatgggagattgtcgagaatggaatgaa is a genomic window of Zea mays cultivar B73 chromosome 5, Zm-B73-REFERENCE-NAM-5.0, whole genome shotgun sequence containing:
- the LOC541895 gene encoding aquaporin TIP2-2 — its product is MVKLAFGSVGDSFSVTSIKAYVAEFIATLLFVFAGVGSAIAFGQLTNGGALDPAGLVAIAVAHALALFVGVSVAANTSGGHLNPAVTFGLAVGGHITVLTGLFYWVAQLLGASVACLLLRFVTHGKAIPTHGVSGGTTELEGVVFEIVITFALVYTVYATAADPKKGSLGTIAPIAIGFIVGANILAAGPFSGGSMNPARSFGPAVAAADFAGNWVYWVGPLIGGGLAGLVYGDVFIGGSYQQVADQDYA